A window from Streptomyces sp. NBC_00299 encodes these proteins:
- a CDS encoding glycosyltransferase family 2 protein — MNANPDVQLPAVSVIMPVLDEERHLRGAVQAILAQEYAGEMEVVIALGPSTDRTDEIAAELVAETAASDNKRVHTVPNPTGRTPAALNAAIKASRHPIVVRVDGHGMLSPNYITTAVRLLEETGAQNVGGIMHAEGENDWEHAVAAAMTSKIGVGNAAFHTGGEAQQAETVYLGVFRREALEQQGGYNEEFIRAQDWELNFRIREAGGLIWFSPELKVSYRPRPSVKALAKQYKDYGRWRHVVARYHAGSINLRYLAPPTAVCAIAAGLVLGALVTPWALVVPGGYLAAITAGSLPAGKGLPLKARLQIPVALATMHMSWGYGFLTSPRALARKVIASRRPAVLSVDSAG, encoded by the coding sequence ATGAACGCCAATCCCGACGTGCAGCTCCCCGCCGTGTCCGTGATCATGCCCGTCCTCGACGAGGAGCGGCATCTGCGCGGAGCAGTCCAAGCGATCCTCGCGCAGGAGTACGCCGGCGAGATGGAGGTCGTGATCGCCCTCGGTCCGTCCACGGACCGCACGGACGAGATCGCCGCCGAGCTCGTGGCCGAGACGGCAGCTTCGGACAACAAGCGCGTACACACCGTCCCGAACCCGACCGGCCGCACCCCCGCCGCCCTCAACGCCGCGATCAAGGCCTCGCGCCACCCGATCGTCGTCCGCGTCGACGGCCACGGCATGCTCTCGCCGAACTACATCACCACTGCCGTACGGCTCCTGGAGGAGACCGGCGCGCAGAACGTCGGCGGCATCATGCACGCCGAGGGCGAGAACGACTGGGAGCACGCCGTCGCCGCCGCGATGACCTCGAAGATCGGCGTCGGCAACGCCGCGTTCCACACCGGCGGCGAGGCCCAGCAGGCCGAGACCGTGTATCTCGGCGTCTTCCGGCGCGAGGCGCTGGAGCAACAGGGCGGCTACAACGAGGAGTTCATCCGCGCCCAGGACTGGGAGCTCAACTTCCGGATCCGGGAAGCGGGCGGGCTGATCTGGTTCTCGCCCGAGCTGAAGGTGTCGTACCGTCCGAGGCCGTCGGTGAAGGCCCTCGCCAAGCAGTACAAGGACTACGGCCGCTGGCGGCACGTCGTCGCCCGCTACCACGCCGGCTCCATCAACCTGCGCTACCTCGCCCCGCCGACGGCGGTGTGCGCGATCGCGGCGGGCCTCGTGCTGGGCGCCCTGGTCACTCCGTGGGCGCTGGTCGTCCCCGGCGGCTACCTCGCGGCCATCACCGCGGGCTCGCTCCCGGCCGGCAAGGGTCTCCCGCTGAAGGCACGCCTCCAGATCCCGGTCGCCCTCGCCACCATGCACATGTCCTGGGGCTACGGCTTCCTGACCAGCCCGCGGGCCCTGGCGAGGAAGGTCATCGCCTCCCGCCGCCCGGCCGTGCTCAGCGTCGACAGCGCCGGCTGA
- a CDS encoding LCP family protein — protein sequence MSLTPQADQDTPADQGGRHGGGGSRGGRGSDGRPRKRRVLRWSATVLAVVILGTAGAGYLYYQHLNGNLKKDDLNIGDAKDRAAETEANAAGQTPLNILLIGSDARDSKENQKLGGAKETFGGTPLADVQMLLHVSADRTNMSVVSMPRDTLVDIPKCTDPDSGDVYQARERAMTNQSLGRGGPGCTVATWEKLTDIHIDHFMMIDFSGVVSMADAIGGVPVCVNANIHSKDSQGHGSGLKLEKGTTYVKGEQALQWLRTRYGFEDGSDLARAKAQHQYMNSMVRELRKNAKLSNPGKLRALAEAATNALTVDPGLGTVAKLYDLAGELKKVPTSRITMTTMPNRYVGSRVEPTEDATKLFRLVREDIALDGKDKKKATEEKTSTDPAAADDEIAVQVQNGTRTDILAPAQGRATTVAGLLVDEGFTQAVADSSTTPIADTTLIRYPSADLEGDAQRLAKALGIPADAVERSTDVSGVTLVVGADWREGTAYKAPKQDDKTPDTAEALNASDTKACMKVDPDFTW from the coding sequence ATGTCCCTCACGCCGCAGGCCGACCAGGACACGCCGGCCGACCAAGGCGGCCGGCACGGTGGCGGGGGTTCCAGGGGCGGCCGTGGGAGCGACGGCAGACCCCGCAAACGGCGCGTGCTGCGCTGGTCGGCGACGGTTCTGGCGGTGGTGATACTGGGCACCGCGGGTGCCGGGTATCTCTACTACCAGCACCTCAACGGCAACCTGAAGAAGGACGACCTCAACATCGGCGACGCCAAGGACCGCGCTGCCGAGACCGAGGCGAACGCGGCCGGTCAGACGCCGCTGAACATCCTGCTGATCGGCTCGGACGCCCGGGACAGCAAGGAGAACCAGAAGCTCGGCGGCGCCAAGGAGACCTTCGGCGGCACGCCCCTCGCCGACGTCCAGATGCTGCTGCACGTCTCGGCCGACCGCACCAACATGTCGGTGGTCAGCATGCCCCGCGACACGCTGGTGGACATCCCGAAGTGCACGGACCCGGACAGCGGGGACGTCTACCAGGCCCGCGAGCGCGCGATGACGAACCAGTCGCTCGGCCGCGGCGGCCCGGGGTGCACGGTGGCGACGTGGGAGAAGCTGACCGACATCCACATCGACCACTTCATGATGATCGACTTCTCGGGCGTGGTGTCGATGGCGGACGCCATCGGCGGTGTCCCCGTCTGTGTGAACGCCAACATCCACTCCAAGGACAGCCAGGGACACGGCTCCGGGCTGAAGCTGGAGAAGGGCACCACGTACGTCAAGGGCGAGCAGGCCCTGCAGTGGCTGCGCACCCGGTACGGCTTCGAGGACGGCAGCGACCTGGCCCGCGCCAAGGCGCAGCACCAGTACATGAACTCGATGGTCCGCGAGCTGCGCAAGAACGCCAAGCTGAGCAACCCGGGCAAGCTGCGCGCCCTCGCCGAGGCGGCCACCAACGCGCTGACCGTCGACCCGGGCCTGGGCACGGTGGCCAAGCTCTACGACCTGGCCGGCGAGCTCAAGAAGGTGCCGACCTCGCGCATCACCATGACGACGATGCCCAACCGCTACGTCGGTTCGCGCGTCGAGCCCACCGAGGACGCGACCAAGCTGTTCCGGCTGGTGCGCGAGGACATCGCTCTCGACGGCAAGGACAAGAAGAAGGCCACCGAGGAGAAGACCTCCACCGATCCGGCCGCGGCGGACGACGAGATCGCCGTGCAGGTGCAGAACGGCACCCGCACCGACATCCTCGCCCCGGCCCAGGGCCGCGCGACCACCGTCGCCGGGTTGCTCGTCGACGAGGGCTTCACGCAGGCCGTTGCGGACTCCTCGACCACGCCGATTGCGGACACCACACTCATCCGCTACCCGAGCGCCGACCTGGAGGGCGACGCCCAGCGGCTCGCCAAGGCCCTCGGGATCCCCGCCGACGCGGTCGAGAGGTCCACGGACGTCTCGGGCGTCACCCTCGTCGTCGGCGCGGACTGGCGGGAGGGGACGGCGTACAAGGCCCCGAAGCAGGACGACAAGACACCGGACACGGCGGAGGCGCTGAACGCCTCCGACACCAAGGCCTGCATGAAGGTGGACCCGGACTTCACGTGGTGA
- a CDS encoding LCP family protein, which produces MDAQGRGRADDIDPADQWVLNPNTGEYELRLAPSAPQSSVPGPRRSASRAGAASRAGGKTAGGTTAGSATAAGAGGGAGAGGAVRSRTAAPARETRPAPGREVPSQRRRRGAPEEPPGRRGRRPVKKNKAKRALLWTGGITAFVVVAAAAGAYLYIEHLNDNIQSVSDDGASTGGFSKDKAINILLIGTDKRTGAGNDKYGDSGSAGHADTTILLHVSKDRSNATALSIPRDLIVDIPDCPTTQEDGSSKVIAGETGVRFNTSLGQEGRTPSCTVRTVTELTGIQADNFMVADFNAVKTLTSAVGGVEVCLAKDINDPDSKLDLPKGEHVIEGEQALAFVRTRHAVGTGGDLSRIGLQQQFLSALMRKLKSNDTLTSPSKMIKLAEAGTKALTVDSALDTIDKLKDLGLELGKLNTKNLTFTTVPVIDNPTEKVRATVVPNPTTAPQVFQAIQNDVSFTAVKEQKKKEAAAVAARLKGTKADPADVRVQVYNGGAPAGSAQETLTWLQTEEGVEKSENAGNAPESLSKTTLEYAPDQADQARSLAALMGLSGSALKPGKSVTNSQGLPTMTLTLGKDFKGAGVSLTAPSKAPDVEKSTADKVECAK; this is translated from the coding sequence GTGGACGCGCAAGGCCGTGGGCGGGCGGACGACATCGATCCCGCAGACCAGTGGGTGCTCAATCCGAATACCGGCGAATACGAACTGCGACTGGCTCCTTCCGCACCGCAGTCGTCGGTACCCGGACCACGTAGATCTGCCTCCCGGGCAGGAGCGGCATCCCGTGCCGGGGGCAAGACCGCCGGGGGCACGACAGCCGGGAGTGCGACAGCCGCGGGTGCGGGTGGCGGCGCGGGCGCCGGAGGTGCCGTACGCAGTCGCACCGCCGCCCCCGCCCGCGAGACGCGTCCCGCGCCGGGCCGTGAGGTCCCGTCACAGCGCAGGCGCAGGGGGGCACCCGAGGAGCCGCCGGGCCGGCGTGGCCGGCGGCCGGTCAAGAAGAACAAGGCGAAGCGGGCCCTGCTCTGGACCGGCGGAATCACCGCCTTCGTGGTGGTGGCCGCCGCCGCGGGCGCGTATCTCTACATCGAGCACCTCAACGACAACATCCAGTCCGTCTCCGACGACGGCGCGAGCACCGGTGGCTTCTCGAAGGACAAGGCCATCAACATCCTGCTCATCGGCACGGACAAGCGCACGGGCGCGGGCAACGACAAGTACGGCGACTCCGGCAGTGCCGGGCACGCCGACACCACGATCCTGCTGCACGTCTCCAAGGACCGCTCGAACGCGACCGCGCTGAGCATCCCGCGTGACCTGATCGTCGACATCCCGGACTGCCCGACCACTCAGGAGGACGGCTCCTCGAAGGTCATCGCGGGCGAGACCGGTGTCCGGTTCAACACCAGCCTCGGCCAGGAGGGCCGCACGCCCAGCTGCACCGTGCGGACGGTCACCGAGCTGACCGGAATCCAGGCGGACAACTTCATGGTGGCCGACTTCAACGCCGTGAAGACGCTGACGTCGGCGGTCGGCGGCGTCGAGGTGTGCCTCGCCAAGGACATCAACGACCCCGACTCCAAGCTCGACCTCCCCAAGGGCGAGCATGTGATCGAGGGCGAGCAGGCGCTGGCCTTCGTCCGCACCCGGCATGCCGTCGGCACCGGCGGCGACCTGAGCCGGATCGGCCTCCAGCAGCAGTTCCTCAGCGCGCTGATGCGCAAGCTGAAGTCGAACGACACCCTCACCAGCCCGTCGAAGATGATCAAGCTGGCCGAAGCGGGCACCAAGGCGCTCACTGTCGACTCGGCGCTCGACACCATCGACAAGCTGAAGGACCTCGGCCTTGAGCTCGGCAAGCTCAACACCAAGAACCTGACCTTCACGACGGTTCCGGTGATAGACAACCCGACGGAGAAGGTCCGGGCGACGGTCGTCCCCAACCCGACCACGGCTCCCCAGGTCTTCCAGGCGATCCAGAACGACGTCTCCTTCACCGCGGTCAAGGAGCAGAAGAAGAAGGAAGCCGCCGCCGTGGCCGCCCGGCTCAAGGGCACCAAGGCCGACCCCGCAGATGTGCGGGTGCAGGTCTACAACGGCGGGGCCCCCGCGGGCAGCGCCCAGGAGACCCTCACCTGGCTGCAGACCGAGGAGGGCGTGGAGAAGTCCGAGAACGCGGGCAACGCCCCGGAGTCGCTGTCGAAGACGACGCTGGAGTACGCGCCGGACCAGGCGGACCAGGCACGTTCCCTCGCCGCGCTCATGGGGCTTTCCGGGTCCGCGTTGAAGCCCGGCAAGAGCGTGACCAACTCCCAGGGCCTGCCCACGATGACGCTGACGCTGGGCAAGGACTTCAAGGGTGCCGGCGTATCGCTCACGGCTCCGAGCAAGGCACCCGATGTGGAGAAGTCCACGGCCGACAAGGTGGAGTGCGCGAAGTAG
- a CDS encoding LCP family protein: MTDSARARPGASGSKAGRDKRSVRRWVRRGALGVGLVVIAAGGAGWAVYAKLDSNITPDEAAAAELARYEKERPTAGVSGAQNILLIGSDSRAGQGNRRYGRDSGTERSDTTILLHISGKRRSATAVSIPRDLMVDVPGCRKSNGSRSEPMFAMFNYAFQMGGSACTIRTVERMTDIRVDHHVVVDFHGFKEMVDAVDGVEICLSKPINDKAAKLRLPAGKVTLNGEQALGYVRARKTLGDGSDTDRMDRQQRFLAALVHKVQSNDVLLNPVRLYPVLDAATSSLTTDPALASLRGLYELAREVRDIPTERVQFLTVPRESYIYNANRDQLVEPEAERLFERLRLDAPVEVVNSPETSQGSEPSDDASPAPTFRGNTAAQNPCG, translated from the coding sequence GTGACCGACTCCGCACGCGCGCGCCCCGGGGCCTCGGGCAGTAAGGCGGGCAGGGACAAGCGGTCCGTGCGGCGGTGGGTGCGGCGGGGAGCCCTTGGGGTCGGGCTGGTGGTCATCGCCGCCGGTGGGGCCGGGTGGGCCGTCTACGCCAAGCTCGACTCCAACATCACGCCCGACGAGGCCGCCGCAGCGGAACTCGCCCGGTACGAGAAAGAGCGGCCCACCGCAGGCGTCAGCGGCGCCCAGAACATCCTGCTCATCGGGTCGGACTCGAGGGCGGGCCAGGGAAACCGCCGCTACGGACGCGACTCCGGCACCGAGCGCTCCGACACCACCATCCTGCTGCACATCTCCGGCAAGCGCCGCAGCGCCACCGCCGTCTCGATACCCCGCGACCTGATGGTCGACGTCCCCGGCTGCCGGAAGTCCAACGGCTCCCGCAGCGAGCCTATGTTCGCGATGTTCAACTATGCCTTCCAGATGGGTGGTTCGGCCTGCACCATCCGCACCGTGGAGCGGATGACCGACATCAGGGTCGATCACCACGTGGTCGTCGACTTCCACGGCTTCAAGGAGATGGTCGACGCCGTCGACGGCGTGGAGATCTGTCTCAGCAAGCCCATCAACGACAAGGCCGCCAAGCTGAGACTCCCGGCCGGCAAGGTCACCCTCAACGGCGAGCAGGCCCTCGGTTACGTCCGCGCCCGCAAGACCCTCGGCGACGGCAGCGACACCGACCGCATGGACCGCCAGCAGCGCTTCCTCGCCGCGCTCGTTCACAAGGTGCAGAGCAACGACGTACTGCTGAATCCGGTCCGCCTCTACCCGGTGCTGGACGCCGCCACGTCCTCCCTCACCACGGACCCGGCCCTGGCCAGCTTGCGCGGTTTGTACGAACTCGCTCGCGAGGTGCGCGACATCCCCACCGAACGCGTGCAATTCCTCACGGTCCCGAGGGAGTCGTACATCTACAACGCCAATCGCGACCAACTCGTGGAACCCGAGGCCGAGCGACTATTCGAGCGACTGCGCCTCGACGCCCCGGTGGAAGTCGTGAATTCGCCCGAAACGTCCCAGGGGTCCGAGCCCTCGGACGACGCCTCCCCGGCACCCACCTTCCGCGGCAACACCGCCGCCCAGAACCCCTGCGGGTAA
- a CDS encoding TIGR03089 family protein produces MNATDRTPADLLRSALAADPSRPLVTFYDDATGERVELSVATFANWVAKTANLLQGDLGAGPGDRVTLLLPAHWQTAVWLLACSSVGAIADVGGDPAAADVVVSGPEGLEAARACRGERVALALRPLGGRFPQPPAGFADYAVEVPSQGDRFAPYAPVDPEDPALIVAGREFSGAEVVERAQAEATGLGLTGPGSRILSALPYDTWDGLNAGLYAALATGGSVVLCRHLESLGEDGLAKRIEAERVTATAR; encoded by the coding sequence GTGAATGCCACCGATCGCACCCCTGCCGACCTGCTGCGTTCCGCGCTGGCCGCGGATCCGAGCCGTCCCCTGGTGACCTTCTACGACGACGCCACCGGGGAACGCGTCGAATTGTCCGTGGCCACGTTCGCCAATTGGGTGGCCAAGACCGCGAATCTGCTCCAGGGAGACCTGGGCGCCGGTCCGGGCGACCGCGTCACCCTCCTGCTGCCCGCTCACTGGCAGACGGCCGTCTGGCTGCTGGCCTGCTCGTCGGTCGGCGCGATCGCGGACGTGGGCGGGGATCCCGCGGCGGCCGACGTGGTCGTGAGCGGGCCGGAAGGGCTGGAGGCGGCGCGGGCATGCCGGGGGGAGCGGGTCGCGTTGGCGCTACGGCCGCTGGGGGGCCGCTTTCCGCAGCCGCCGGCCGGCTTCGCCGACTACGCGGTGGAGGTGCCGAGTCAGGGTGACCGTTTCGCGCCGTACGCTCCGGTTGATCCCGAGGATCCCGCGTTGATCGTGGCCGGGCGGGAGTTCAGCGGGGCCGAGGTCGTGGAGCGGGCGCAGGCCGAGGCGACGGGGCTGGGGCTTACGGGGCCGGGCTCTCGGATTCTCTCCGCTCTTCCGTACGACACGTGGGATGGGCTCAATGCCGGGCTGTACGCGGCGCTGGCGACCGGGGGGTCCGTGGTGCTGTGCCGGCATCTCGAATCCCTGGGCGAGGATGGCCTTGCCAAGCGCATCGAGGCCGAACGGGTGACGGCGACAGCGCGGTAG
- a CDS encoding N-acetylmuramoyl-L-alanine amidase: MRGFLASSIGVTCAAALALPLTPPAVAATARPALGAEVATSAGPVAGPAVRQPGGESYVPGSTQSLPLAPLDGDRASGTPAEQGLSPRGVRHFSLVGVIWDDPDAELHGRVQVRTRAVGTGTWSGWQDIETHNADHAADPGTDEPTSGRVRGSTAPLWVGESDGVEVRVTPEDTGPAGPTPTGEPETASEKPEDGVPGSGDDTTARPEAASTLPDGLRLELVDPGDPAPAQGGDTAGAPRPGTLNPETLETAESLAASAANADLAPVGAAEIAELGRAATERELLALRGAELTQKQRAKPYIGPRPRIVTRRGWGANESWRERSFVYTKKVQAAFVHHTASGSKYACSQVPSLIRGIYRYHVVSMGWRDVGYNFLVDKCGNIYEGRAGGVAKPVLGAHTRGFNTNSMGIAVLGSYGVTKPTAASVKAVARLTAWKLGLYGANPRGKTYLKSGGGNLYRKGKNVRLNVISGHRDGFSTECPGRQLYSKLGSARASAARYQGR; the protein is encoded by the coding sequence ATGCGTGGATTCCTTGCTTCCTCAATCGGTGTCACGTGCGCGGCCGCTCTGGCCCTCCCGCTCACCCCACCTGCCGTCGCGGCGACCGCGAGACCGGCGCTCGGAGCGGAAGTCGCCACGAGCGCAGGGCCGGTGGCCGGGCCGGCGGTGCGTCAGCCGGGCGGCGAGTCGTACGTCCCCGGCAGCACCCAGTCGCTGCCCCTCGCCCCCCTCGACGGTGACCGAGCCAGCGGTACCCCCGCCGAACAGGGCCTGTCCCCCCGCGGCGTACGGCACTTCTCCCTCGTCGGCGTCATCTGGGACGACCCGGACGCCGAACTGCACGGCCGCGTCCAGGTCCGTACCCGCGCCGTCGGCACGGGCACCTGGTCCGGCTGGCAGGACATCGAGACCCACAACGCCGATCACGCGGCCGACCCCGGCACCGACGAACCCACCTCGGGCCGGGTCCGCGGCTCCACGGCGCCGTTGTGGGTCGGGGAGTCGGACGGCGTGGAGGTACGGGTCACTCCGGAGGACACCGGGCCCGCCGGGCCCACGCCGACCGGGGAACCCGAGACGGCCTCGGAGAAGCCCGAGGACGGTGTGCCGGGCAGTGGTGACGACACGACAGCCCGCCCGGAGGCCGCCTCGACGCTGCCCGACGGCCTCCGCCTCGAACTCGTCGACCCCGGCGACCCGGCCCCCGCGCAGGGCGGCGACACCGCCGGCGCCCCGCGTCCCGGAACGCTCAACCCCGAGACCCTCGAGACCGCCGAGTCCCTGGCCGCCTCCGCCGCCAACGCCGACCTCGCGCCCGTCGGCGCCGCCGAGATCGCCGAGCTCGGCCGGGCCGCCACCGAGCGGGAGCTGTTGGCGCTGCGCGGTGCCGAGTTGACGCAGAAGCAGCGGGCGAAGCCGTACATCGGCCCACGGCCGCGCATCGTCACGCGGCGCGGCTGGGGAGCGAACGAGAGCTGGCGGGAGCGGAGTTTCGTCTACACGAAGAAGGTGCAGGCGGCGTTCGTGCACCACACGGCCTCCGGCAGCAAGTATGCGTGCTCGCAGGTCCCCTCGCTCATTCGCGGTATCTACCGCTACCACGTGGTGAGCATGGGCTGGCGTGACGTCGGCTACAACTTCCTCGTCGACAAGTGCGGAAACATCTACGAGGGGCGTGCCGGGGGAGTGGCGAAGCCGGTCCTGGGTGCCCATACTCGCGGTTTCAACACCAACAGCATGGGGATCGCCGTCCTCGGCAGCTACGGCGTCACCAAGCCGACCGCCGCCTCGGTGAAGGCCGTGGCGCGGCTCACGGCCTGGAAACTGGGGCTCTACGGTGCCAATCCGCGCGGAAAGACATACCTGAAGTCCGGCGGTGGCAATCTCTACCGAAAGGGAAAGAACGTACGACTGAATGTGATCTCCGGCCACCGGGACGGCTTCTCCACGGAGTGCCCCGGCCGGCAGCTCTACAGCAAGCTCGGCTCCGCCCGCGCTTCGGCGGCCCGCTACCAGGGGCGCTGA
- a CDS encoding NDP-sugar synthase, producing MTEAILLVGGKGTRLRPLTVHTPKPMVPAAGVPFLTHQLARARAAGVEHIVLATSYLAEVFEPYFGDGSALGLHLEYVTEEEPLGTGGAIRNVASRLHSAPDDPVLIFNGDILTGLDIGALVRTHETTGADVSLHLTQVTDPRAYGLVPTDDTGRVTAFLEKPQTPEEIVTDQINAGAYVFRRSVIDTIPAGRPVSVERETFPDLLSAGAHLQGMVDSTYWLDLGTPAAFVRGSADLVLGRAPSPAVPGRCGDRLILPTASVAPDAKLTGGTVVGEGAFVAEGARVFGSTILPGAVIEPGAIITDSLIGTRARVGQRSVLTGTVIGDGAVIGADNELRDGVRVWCDARIPAGSVRFSPDL from the coding sequence GTGACAGAAGCGATCCTCCTGGTCGGTGGCAAGGGCACTCGGCTGCGTCCGCTCACCGTGCACACGCCGAAGCCCATGGTCCCGGCGGCCGGGGTCCCGTTCCTCACGCACCAGTTGGCGAGAGCGAGAGCGGCCGGCGTCGAACACATCGTCCTGGCGACGTCGTACCTGGCCGAGGTCTTCGAGCCGTACTTCGGGGACGGCTCGGCGCTCGGCCTCCACCTGGAGTACGTGACGGAGGAGGAGCCCCTCGGCACGGGCGGCGCGATCCGCAACGTGGCCTCCCGGCTCCACTCCGCGCCCGACGACCCGGTGCTCATCTTCAACGGCGACATCCTGACGGGCCTGGACATCGGGGCCCTGGTGCGTACGCACGAGACGACGGGCGCCGACGTCTCCCTGCACCTCACACAGGTGACGGACCCGAGGGCGTACGGCCTGGTCCCGACGGACGACACGGGCCGGGTGACGGCGTTCCTGGAGAAGCCGCAGACTCCCGAGGAGATCGTCACCGACCAGATCAACGCGGGGGCGTACGTCTTCCGCCGCTCGGTCATCGACACGATCCCGGCGGGCCGCCCCGTCTCGGTCGAACGCGAGACGTTCCCCGACCTCCTCTCGGCCGGCGCACACCTCCAGGGCATGGTCGACTCGACGTACTGGCTCGACCTGGGCACCCCCGCGGCCTTCGTCCGCGGCTCGGCGGACCTCGTCCTGGGCCGCGCGCCATCCCCCGCGGTCCCCGGCCGCTGCGGCGACCGCCTGATCCTCCCCACGGCCAGCGTCGCCCCCGACGCCAAGCTGACCGGCGGCACGGTGGTGGGCGAGGGCGCCTTCGTGGCCGAGGGCGCGCGCGTCTTCGGCAGCACGATCCTCCCGGGCGCCGTCATCGAACCCGGCGCGATCATCACCGACTCCCTCATCGGCACCCGCGCCCGTGTAGGCCAGCGCTCGGTCCTCACCGGCACGGTCATCGGCGACGGCGCGGTGATCGGTGCCGACAATGAGCTGAGGGACGGGGTCCGGGTGTGGTGCGACGCTCGGATTCCGGCGGGGTCGGTACGTTTCTCGCCGGACCTGTAG
- a CDS encoding DNA-3-methyladenine glycosylase family protein, translating to MAGRFTPQSTRTTVRGGHVPVPSGIPRQAPAPGRVRTWVPEWPLDLGLVLGPLRRGPGDPTFRAMPDGSVWRACLTPAGPGTLRVGVRGAEVRGEAWGPGAEWLLEQLPELLGAADDPSAFVPRHRLVALARHRRPGLRLTRTGLVLESLIPSILEQKVTTDEAYRAWRLLVRKYGVAAPGPAPGRMCVMPDAATWRMIPSWEWHRAGVDNKRASTILRAVRVAARLEEAVRMAPAEAQARLEVVPGIGPWTSSEVVQRSHGAADAVTVGDLHLPGIVGFALAGDRDADDSVMLELLEPYAGQRHRAARLILLSGRVPGRRAPRMPVGDIGRL from the coding sequence GTGGCAGGACGCTTCACTCCGCAGTCCACGCGTACGACCGTGCGCGGCGGGCATGTCCCCGTGCCCTCGGGGATACCGCGTCAGGCGCCGGCCCCCGGGCGGGTGCGCACCTGGGTGCCGGAGTGGCCGCTCGATCTCGGGCTGGTGCTCGGGCCGCTGCGGCGCGGGCCCGGGGATCCGACGTTCCGGGCGATGCCGGACGGGTCGGTGTGGCGGGCCTGTCTCACCCCTGCCGGGCCCGGGACCCTGCGGGTCGGCGTGCGGGGTGCCGAGGTGCGGGGCGAGGCCTGGGGGCCGGGGGCCGAGTGGCTGCTGGAGCAGTTGCCCGAGCTGCTCGGGGCCGCCGACGATCCGTCCGCCTTCGTGCCGCGGCATCGGCTGGTGGCGCTCGCTCGGCATCGGCGGCCGGGGCTGCGGTTGACGCGGACCGGGCTGGTGCTGGAGTCGTTGATTCCGTCGATTCTGGAGCAGAAGGTCACCACCGACGAGGCGTATCGGGCGTGGCGGTTGCTGGTCCGGAAGTACGGGGTGGCGGCGCCGGGGCCGGCGCCCGGGCGGATGTGTGTCATGCCGGACGCGGCGACGTGGCGGATGATCCCGTCGTGGGAGTGGCATCGGGCCGGCGTCGACAACAAGCGGGCGTCGACGATTCTGCGGGCCGTGCGGGTCGCTGCGCGACTGGAGGAGGCCGTGCGGATGGCTCCGGCTGAGGCGCAGGCTCGGTTGGAGGTCGTGCCGGGGATCGGGCCGTGGACGTCCTCGGAGGTTGTGCAGCGCAGTCATGGGGCGGCGGATGCGGTGACCGTGGGGGATCTGCATCTGCCGGGAATCGTGGGGTTTGCGCTTGCCGGGGATCGGGATGCGGATGACTCCGTGATGCTGGAGTTGTTGGAGCCGTACGCGGGGCAGCGGCATCGGGCGGCTCGGTTGATTCTGTTGAGCGGGCGGGTGCCGGGGCGGCGGGCTCCGCGGATGCCGGTGGGGGACATCGGGCGGTTGTAG